Genomic DNA from Rana temporaria chromosome 1, aRanTem1.1, whole genome shotgun sequence:
tagactgTACAGACTCAGTTGTACCTAGCTAAACAAATACAAATGCGTTTCTGTCATTATGATAAATCTTCGAGGCTTCCCAGACACTTTTTTTGTAGGATAATGTAAAGTAGGCTATACATTAcgcaattttcttttcttcaaccagggattgagggaaagaaaattgcttgattctccATCAACACAGTGTTGATAGGGAAATCAGTTCAGCTTCACTATTGCAGTGGGAGGTTtcccagccatcagaatacactattcactgccagcagctatagcccCCAGCAGTTATcgagcgaaaaaaaaaatcaggctggttgtaccaaagtcgATCAATAGATCGACTTTAGTATGACCAGCCTGACCATAGAACGATCAAAATTTGGAGCCAGATGAATTTCGATCTGCAGCTGGCTTAACAGTGGATATGCCAAAGTTCAAAGTGATCCAAAACAATGATAAAATAAGTATCACCCTTTTCCCAGTTTAAAATGATCCCCTTATTATAACTGTCTGAAGCTGCATATCTAAAGAGATTCTTCAGTCAGTTAAACAATAcaattaaaagtcggcagctacaagtactatagctactgacttttaataaaagtcaAGGAATCCAGCACTGTCCTCATCTAGATGAGGCAGCACCATGTTGGATGTGGAAAGCTGTCTGTGACTCCCTGCGGCTTCTGCTGGCGATCCcagcggaagtgggagcaggtatatgccagggaaaaaaaacagcctaaaatGTTAGAGGTGGAGGGGTGGGATTAGAAAAAGTAGAATATCACTGGCCTCTCATATCTCCAGTGTATCAAGTTAATTAATTTACTCATCTTTTCATGCATCCAGTGGGATTTTGAAGAAACTGAAAGTGATACAATTCCACATCATGAACTAAAAATAATTCTAGTTTTAAAGAGAATGAACATATTACTTGAGCTTATATTAGATATAAACacatatggggcagatccacaaagaagttacgctggtgtatctattgatacaaaactagatacgcctgaagctgtgctacatccgactggcgtacgtcttagtacgccgtcggatctaaggtgcatatttacgctggccgctaggtggcgtttttgtagatttccgcgtcgagtatgcaaattagctagataccgtttccgtaaggcttttttcagcgtatatttacccctgctatatgaggcgtatcctatgttaagtatggtcgtcgttcccgcataaaattttgaattttttaagttgtttgcgtaagtcgtccgcgaatagggctttgcgtagaatgacgttaatttcgagcatgcgcactgggatacccccacggacgacgcatgcgcagttaaaaaaaaacgtaatttacgttgggtcaagatgtattaacataaaacacgccctcatcacatacatttgaattgcgcgcccttacgccgccaaagttacactacgccaccgtaacttacggcgcaaattctttcaggatacaaaacatacgatgtaagttacggcggcgtagtgtatcagagatatgctacgccggacggaaagatgcgccagggtacgtggatctggcccatatatgTGCCTTGATTCACTCTCACTTGCCTATCCTTAATTTTTGCGAACCTTGTTACACAATACTCCACAATGGATGCACTGGGAAAAATATCAGTATGGCCAGCACAGTGGTTAGCACCTCCTTCTAGCACTTTGGTTGTTGGTTCGAATTTCGACCATGGTAGAACCTTAGCCCAGCCctccttaaaggggcaggagcacactaaacacccagcacatagaagcaaaggtgccagtgcgttgcctgaccacaatgacatcaatacaaaaaacaaatgtcactgcccctacctataactggtctatgcagtaaggagcactggaaaaggcgcatatacatacaaaaacaacatagaatatccaagctcaaacttaccgaccaatcagcaaccaaccatattcacctgtctaacagtatgcgttaaaaacagaggtttagttgcacgcatttgcataggtaggggcagtgacatttgtttttgtattgatgtcattgtggtcaggcaacgcattagcacctttgcttctatgtgctgggtgtttaaCATGTTCCTGCTTctttaaggagggttgggctacctccagtcacttgccctttatctatccatcagcatacatgtgctcccactgaggagactttacattttagaattaggtctgcagtacacagagagccttgacggggcctgcagcttgcACATGTATtttcaaatgcgtgcaactaaacctctgtgtttaacgcatactgttagacaggtgaatatggttggttgctgattggtcggtaagtttgggCTTGgatattttatgttgtttttgtatgtatacgcgccttttccagtgctccttactgtatagaccagtcataggtaggggcagagaCATGATTTTTTTTGCATCAAATGTGGAACACATGTCTGTGGAAACAAGTGCGCACCAGGTTTTCTATAGGTATCATTGGTGAATCGTTAATAAACATTATTTGATTTGCCATAATAAAATGGTGAATCTTAAAAATATGATCGGGGACagcaaatgtgaaaataaatattatataaataactATATGACACTGCAAATGTTACTTGGGGCATAGAAATCCAGGTTTATAAATAAACTGGTTGTCACTGCACATAACGATGATTTCTATTCACTCTGTTTAGTTCATGTACCTAAATATCAAATGGGGTGCAGACATTATTTCTGCATATGAATAAGTTATTTAATGTATTATTGGACCACTGTAAGTTTATTTCTAAGAATAAATTAGTAGGGATGGGCTAGgctccctgtcaggtttttatttctgtcctATTCAATCCTGTATTTGGACTggtaatcatttaaaaaaatatatatataggtaggTGCAGATAGCTAGTCTGCCActagatgaatgaatgaatgacttgtatagcgcaatgcatgcgaactgaatcgcctctgggctctGTTCCCCCTGTTCTATGGTAAAGGAAATTgtggaaagggaatagccgctccaggtgggaacccaaacgAACATCCAccgctgcagacaactcaggtacagacaatgcacttagcaaagcaggaacaaaaattgtctctggacagccgcactctgaacaaattgtagcctttattaaaagaaggacagcactacaagtcacagcaaagtaaaataaaacccaacgctgacgcgtttcgcactgaaactagtgcttagtcatgactaagcactagtttcagtgcgaaacgcggcaGAGTTGGGTTCtattttactttgctgtgacttgtagtgctgtccttcttttaataaaggctacaatttgttcaaagtgcggctgtccagagacaatttttgttcctgctttgtaaAGGGAATTGTGTAATTGGATGTTAGGTCCCCTTTTAGAAAAGTCACTCCTTAGTTATGTAATGGGTATAGTAAGTGCTCATATATATTCCCACATGGGAGGGGTCCAGTGAGATGGGGCATAGGAACCAAACACCACAGAGCTATCAGAATGATGTTTGCTATGGTCCTAAAGGCCTCTCAATTGAGCTAATGTCCCAAGCAGGGTGGTATAGAATTCTGTAGGAACAGCTGTAGTCTCCATAGGTCCCCTGACCCCATGCTGTGGGTCCTTTAGATGggagcaaaaggccttttaggacAGGCCAGAGTCCTCTGATGTGAAAATATGGTGACACCTGTGAATGAGTTGGCCATCAGGAGCGTGTCTGGCTGGTAAGTGGTTTCAACTTTGTGGTGCTCTCTAGGAGAGGGTATGCAAAGGGAAAAGGCCTACAAAACATGTGCTTGCATTCTGCGCAGAAATGACAACTGCAGAATGTCTGCTCTCATGTATGGCATTCCGTGCCAAAGAACTCTGATACTAATGTAAAATGTGATGTCAAGTAAATCTTGCAAGGTTACAGTAAAGTGTGTGGAATTCATTTTAAGTAGTGACATTTCTTTATTCTTTAATATTGCCAGGAGTGTGACACAATGcgggttatttactaaatctggtgaaactctgcatagaagccaatcattttctaggttttattgccaatacttaattaaacaagctaaaATTAgaagctaagggccagattcatgtagatttgcggcggcgtatcgtatcccgtttacgttacgccgccgcaagtttccagcataagtgcttgattcacaaagcacttgcgtgtaaactttcggcggcgtagcgtaaagctgtccggcgcaagcccgcctaattcaaatggggcgtgtaccatttaaattaggtgcgttcccgcgccgaacgttctgcgcatgctccgtttggaaattttccgccatgctttgtgcgaaattacagcgccccgacgtgttttttgaacagcgacgtgcgtaacgtactttcttattcccggacgtcttgcgcaaaaaaaaaaaaaattaaattcgacgcaggaacgacggccatactttaacatggatggtgtaattttacaccatctaaatagcacacctaactttatgacgggaaaaaccgacgtaagagaatgcgacgaacgcgcgtacctttgtggatcgccgaaaacagctaatttgcatacccgacgctggaaaacgacgcaaactccacccagcggccgccggagaattacacctatgatccgaagagtacgaagccgtacgcctgtcggatctatgccaaaagcagtcgcatcttggtttgaggattccaaatcaagatacgacgcggcaaatttgaaaatacgccggcgtatcagtagatacgccggcgtatttctgctgtgaatctggccctaagtggctaccatgcagatctgcaccagattctgagtgctccagtttaagGACATCTTTCCCAATATGACAGAGGGTTTCATCAACAAAAGGTGAATAGTTGTCCTATGCCACACGAAATAGGGTGGAGATTTGTGTAGTTTGGCGCCAACACTTAGCCAATCATGAGCTCCCTTACAGAAAGTGAGGGAAATTGAAGATTGTAGCATTGTCCCCAGCTCAGGGGGTGAAGAAAAACCTGCTCTGGGGATATAAAATAGGAATTCCCCTCACTTTGGGTGATTTCCTCTACCTTTCTTTTGCATCTCTGTGGCTGCAAGTAAAGGGAAATTCCATCAATGGCGcacagacagctaaaaaaaaaggtcACAGGGTTTTATCTCTTCCATAGTCTATCCAAAACTACCAATTAAGTTTTGGATATACATCCGCTTTTTGAAAGTAAGAATTTTGTAATATTTTGTCCAGCTGATCTTCACAGTAGGTCTAAATCCAAAGTTATCAACCTACTGCCCTAGGGCCACATGCAACCCTGTGGTAGATGTTTTGTGGCCCAGAGACCCCAGCATCCCTTAGCGGGAGCGGCAACATTAAactgtaatggcagtgatctccaGTGGTTCTATGTAATCTATCCCCAACCAcacctgtagcatgtccacaAATTTTATAGTATATCTGCAATCTTTGGCAGTCTTCCGCACACTGATGGAGTCAGAGATTGCAGCTGAGCCCCCCTTATATCTTTTAAGTTGACCATCACTGATCTAAGTAAGTTATATACCATCATCTTCTACACGTCATTTAGGGTAGGCTGCTAGGTATATTTTGTTTGGCTCTGCTGTAATCAGTGGAGCGGGCGATTGATTgttagagctgctcaggttttcccAGGCTGCTGTTCTGCTACTGCCCCCTGTATTCTGGAGAATTCTATAACATAGTGGGAGGGAGGGCATAGGCTGCAGCCTGACTATTTATGGGACTTGGGCCAATCCCaggggaggtgtgcccagaaaGTGGGAAATAGTCTATAACTAGTCTAAAGCCTGAGTGTCAGAGAAGTCCACAGTATGGTGGGGTAATACAGCATCCCAGGGTTTATCTTGCCTTGTTGAGGGGCTTTGCTTTCCGGGGCAGTAGCCAAGGGAAAAAATCTGTggaagacttaggccccatacacacgaccgaacatgtctgctgaaaccggaccagtttcagcagacatgttcggttgtgtgtacggccgactggacaggtttccagcggacatttgtccagccgaccgttttccagcggacaaatgtttcttagcatgctaagaaacatgtccgctggaagcctgtccgtcggacatgttcggtcgtctgtacagactcagtgattcgacgcatgcgtggaagctttgaacttccagggccgcgcacgtcgccgcgtcatcgtcgtgggacggcgcggccacgtcaccgcgtatcgtgtacgcgcagatttctgtctgatggtgtgtacaaccatcagacagaaatctctgggcggacatgtccgctgaaaacggtccggtggactgttttcagcggacagtccgtccgtctgtacgaggcctcagaggtcccagctaggcttagctgggggaggggggctaaaCAAAGAGCATCCCAGAAATTAAAGGGGTCAGGAAAAAGCTACCTGGACTAGAGCCGGGAAGGAAGCTTTAACACCTCTCAGAAAATAACTTGGTGGATGTCTGAAGGAGACAATCGATAATCCTGTGGCTGTGAATAcaagaccccagtgctgcaagagtGACCATGTGGTGCTTTAGTCTCTAGGAAGATGACAAGTCACAGGCAGTAAGGAGCGTCTGTGAGACTATATAAGTGCAGCTAGAGTTGTATACGTTTTAGAGTTGGGCAAGAGGAGCCAGAAAGTTAGAAGTCCTCAAGTTCTGTTCAAATTCAAGTTCTACAGTTCCAGAGTATCCCATGCTCCCAAATAAAACCCACAAAAGAAACTCCTAGACTGATTCTTGAGACAGCAAAAGGTTGCCAAAAATAATGTGTGCCTGGCTGTATGTGCGCTAAGGGGAGGAAGTAGGCCCAAACTACAAGCAGCTctttaggggtgcgctacatacatatatatgtatatatactgtagatataagATCTAAAGGCGCAATGGCTAATATGAACTTCTCTTAGAAGATAATGAAGTAAATTTCGTTTTTATAAAAGAGGTAGGATTTTATCAATAATGTATTTTAGCCCTTACCCATTCCTCCACATTAGGACCCTCTTGATAGGGCTCAAATGGTTTCTCCCAATAAATATTAGGCTCTCCGTAACGCCATATCTTGCTTCTTGTCTTCTGCGAGAAGAAGGATGTGACACAGAGCAGAATGACCACAATAAAGCCACACACTATAGCAATAGCCTAGAAAAAACACATAGGAATGACTGTAGTGGTTGATATGCTGATATCATGTTAGAAAAAACAAAtgcaacttttttcttttaatagtaAATAACATGAGCTTACCTCCTGTGGATCCACCATGCAGTAGTGGTAGAGATATTGATTCATGATGCCTACTCCAGAAGCCGCAGGAGTGTAGAATTGGTTACATATTGTCATCATCTGGCTATAATACATGCCACCGCTCATCTGGGCTCTTGGATTTACTCCAACAATGTACACGATGGTGGCGATAAGATCCAGGGTAGCCAAAACTGCACTCAGCACCAATATAATCATAAAGAACTTACGTGACCTTGTTCCGCTAGATTTAGTTACACTCGCTATAAAAAGTCCCAAGTTAGCTATAAAAGTAAACACAGACATGGCCATCATGAAGCCACTTGCTGCTTGAGGATTGGTCGTACCATAGCCATAACCATAGCCACCCATGTATCCCCCATAACCATATCCGCCATAGCCATATCCACCTAAGCCCCCCATGCCTCCCATGCCTCCCATGTATCCATAGTTATATTCCCAGGCCAATGTTGAGGCCACACAGGCAAAaacagccaaacacaaaaatacaatAATGCCTTGAAGTATTCGGACAATGCCAGGTGGTGATTTCCACTTATAGAAGTGCTGTATGGGTATGTCCTCTTGGTAAAATGAATCAGGATGAGCAGACTTAATTGGATAACCATAGGATCCATGGCTGTTCTGATGAAGGTACGTAGGTGGGCTGTAATCTGGTGGGCTGTCGTAGCGCTTCTGGCTGTACATTTTGGTATTAATCTCCTGTAGGGTGAAAGTAGAAATGGAAAATACAATTACTTGTGCAACCACCTAACTAAAATTAAGAATTTTGCAGCTCTGCTATCTACATTTACAGCCACAAAGTTCGTTCAGTGGTCTGTGCAATTTAAAGGGATAGCTCACCTTTAccacaaaactgcctatgcagataaggggaatctatagataaaaacaaactatgcagctctgactaaagttaAACCTGACCggaatactcccaggacgttgttaagtgaggcctagtcatcctccaccatcacagcagtgagctctcaaatgctgagctcagagctactaTATCAGGGGAAAGAAagtgtatggccccgtacacacgaccagtttcctcggcagaattcagcttccgaccgagtttctggctgaattctgccgagaaacccggccgtgtgtacacttttggccgaggaagccgacgaggagctcggcgaggaaatagagaacatgttctctatttccttgttgctctatgggagctctcgtcccgccgagctcctcggcggcttcagtgctgaactggccgaggaactcgatgtgtttggcacgtcgagttcctcggccgtgtgtacgaggcctatgtgaGGGGGTtttgaatcagagaaagagctCACTTGTGtaatggtggaggtgagcagagaCAACTAGGCTTCACTTAGCAATGTCCTGGGAGAACTTTGCAacatcctgggagtattccagtcaggcttcataaggtatgtaaatggTCTACACATAGAGCAAGGGTATTATTCATCTTTAGTCAGAgatgaacagtttttttttaatctctaaaCATCCCTTACCTTCATAGGCAGGTTTTTTGTAAAGGCGAACTATCCGTTTGAGCCAAACAGAATTTAAGTGTATGCAAACCCCCAACAATAAACTTCTCTTACTTGCTCCCTAAATATGCCACTGAAAGCCTTTTGTTATACAatatctgttcaataagtgcaaaCAGCTGTTGGTCCTGTCAGAAATCCAGTGCTGTCCTCTGTCTTTTGTCATCAAACAGCATGTAATCAGCCCTCTCAGTGCACATTTAGGGACGACAGATCACCTCTCCCATGATATGGTGATGAGGAAaga
This window encodes:
- the LOC120909528 gene encoding occludin-like → MYSQKRYDSPPDYSPPTYLHQNSHGSYGYPIKSAHPDSFYQEDIPIQHFYKWKSPPGIVRILQGIIVFLCLAVFACVASTLAWEYNYGYMGGMGGMGGLGGYGYGGYGYGGYMGGYGYGYGTTNPQAASGFMMAMSVFTFIANLGLFIASVTKSSGTRSRKFFMIILVLSAVLATLDLIATIVYIVGVNPRAQMSGGMYYSQMMTICNQFYTPAASGVGIMNQYLYHYCMVDPQEAIAIVCGFIVVILLCVTSFFSQKTRSKIWRYGEPNIYWEKPFEPYQEGPNVEEWVKSVPGGPIDETATMIYSEKSQNPVKALSNSSIYKPPRHEFEERVNSPLTSSPPISVSETQEQSTSRPPVRRGRRWRRNPELDESQYETDYTTAFESGDDRDEDEWSSVYPPITSDIQRQEYKREFDSDLRKYKKMCAEMDNINNQLQQLSKQLDRLTDGTAQYQGVAEEYNRLKDLKRTPDYQTKKSETKQLRNKLFHIKRMVNAYDKGRG